In the Prionailurus viverrinus isolate Anna chromosome A3, UM_Priviv_1.0, whole genome shotgun sequence genome, CCCATTGTTAATCTTCCCCAGTTGCACTTGACGACGGGTGAAGTGGAATTATGCAGTTGGTAGAGTGGCGATTCCAGCTTCTCTAATTCCTTGAATCCTTTTCTAGGTAGGTGCACGTCTCATTGCTCATGCTGGCAGCCTCACCAACCTGGCCAAGTATCCAGCGTCCACAGTGCAGATCCTTGGGGCTGAAAAGGCCCTGTTCAGGTACCAGTGAGGGCACCTGCCCACACACCGGTGCCACTTGCGGTGCCCACTGCTTGTTTGGGGATCACGGTGATGGCTGACCAGGGCTCCCTGACCTATACAGACCTCTGCTATGGGGTGATGGCCAGTCCTGGTGTCTGAGTGATTCCCAGGGCCCAGCAAAGGGACCAGATTTCCAGGTCAGCGACATTGGatgccttccctctgcctctgggaGCTGTGGGTTGGCATGAGGTGGGGGTGTAGAGACCCAGTCCAGCCTAAGGCTCACTTTGGAGACTGGGGGAGCACGGGAGGGGAGGAGCTGCCTCGGCTGGTGGGGTTTAGATTTCTGATCTTAAACTCCCCACTAAATATTCTTCTCCCAGAGCCCTGAAGACAAGGGGTAACACCCCAAAATATGGACTCATTTTCCACTCCACCTTCATTGGCCGAGCAGCTGCCAAGAACAAAGGCCGCATCTCCCGATACCTGGCAAACAAATGCAGTATTGCCTCACGAATTGATTGCTTCTCTGGTATGGGTGGGGGGGTTGGAGGagaaggggctgggaggaggggaggctgacTACCTAGCAGCTTCTACAATGATGGCAATATTTTTCGTCAACAGCAGTTCACCTAGTGAGTGTTGAAACCTTGGGTCTGAGTGAAGCTGAGGGTAGAGGGAAAACGGTGGGGACTAGCTGGCCCTTTAGGAGCTGACAGGCTTTGTttacccacacgcacacacacacacatccagaggTGCCCACAAGTGTATTTGGGGAGAAACTTCGAGAGCAAGTTGAGGAGCGGCTGTCCTTCTATGAGACAGGAGAGATTCCACGAAAGAATCTGGATGTCATGAAGGAGGCGATGGTTCAGGTCAGTTTGGGCTTTGCTGGGTGGGGGAAGGACCAGAGCTGGCTGTTGGAGGTGATGAACTGGCTAAGCCTGACTTTGTAGAGTGGAGGCAAAAAAACTGATTTAATGAGCCTGATCCAATGAAGCCGGAAAGGAGGCCTAGAGAACCTGCAGTCTTCAGGGCCTTTTCAGCACTTTTCTTTGGCCAGGCAGAGGAAGCGGCTGCTGAGATGGCCAGGAAGCTGGAGAAGCAGGAGAAGAAACGcttgaagaaggagaagaaacggCTGGCCGCCCTTGCCCTCGCGTCTTCGGAAAACAGCAGTAGTACCCCGGAGGAGTGTGAGGTCAGTGGGCAGGCCAACCCTCAGCCCAGGGTGAAGGCCCCGGGTGTAGGGTTCTTGACAGCAGAACAGAGGATGTGCTACCTCACATCATGGTCTCGAGTCCAGGCTTTTGGACTAAAATCAGGACCTGAAACATCTCAAACTACCTCTTGATTCTATAGGAAGGAGAtaggtgctgagagaactggctCAGGAGCCCAGAGAGCTGGTTGTAACACACCCGGTCCCTGGGCAAGTGTTCTGTCCTCGGCTGCCTCCCAGGAGTCCTCAACCGGGGGTAGTGTGAATTCCTGCTCTGCGTGTTCTCAGCCGTGTTGTCCAGAGGTGGTAGCATTTCATAGTGGGGCTTGGGGCAGGGAGGTCCCCATGATGTGTTCTAGGTTAGGGTCCTCCCCAGGATTTTCATGCAGCGCCCAGTTTGTCAAGTAGTCTTTCAGGGTCCCCTTTGGAACATGGCATGATGGTTCTATTGTGTGTTTTTCTATAGCTATTTCATGGGCTTAGACAGCAACATATCCTCCTTAAGTGGGAGTCCCCTTGGGGATGGGTTTGCAGCATCTTGCCTATAGTTAGAAATCCTTTCTGAAACACTGGGCGATTTTCACACCATTTCCACCAGTTTCTCTGCCCTATTTAGTTGCTGGAATTTTCAGAGGTGCGCATATTCGTACGATGGAAGATCGTTTCACGCCCATTTTTCTCTTTAGGAGATAAGTGAGAGacccaagaagaagaaaaagcaaaagcccCAGGAGACTCCTCAGGAGAATGGAATGGAAGACCCATCGGTTTCTGTCTTCAaacccaagaaaaagaaatctttttccaAGGAGGAGCTGGTTAGTAGTGATCTTGAAGAGACCGCTGGCAGCGGAAGTCTTCCTAAGAGGAAGAAATCTTTCCCCAAAGAGGAACCAGTTAGTGATGCCGAAGAGGCAGCAAACAGGAGCATCcctaagaaaaagaggaaattctcTTCTAAGGAGGAGCCACTCAGCAGTGGACCAGAAGAGGCTGTTGGCAGCAAGAGCAGCagctccaagaaaaagaaaaagctccaGAAGTTCTCCCAGGAAGATTAGAGTGGACATTTTCCTGGTGGGGCATAACCCACATGGCATTTCCCAACCCATCCCTTATATcccaataaaaacaaattcacaggagtccatatatttgttttattgaacACCTTACATGGCTATGGGTGTGGATGGGACCTACTGGTGAGGCAGAGCACCAATGACCGCCTCAGTGAAGTCTTGGCAGGTGGCATAGCCACCCATGTCAGAAGTTCGAACCTGTAGGGGAGAATGGTCATCATCCCTGTGGCCTAGGCCCCATCCCTAGGCGGCCCCCTACCCCCACCTAGTAATACATGGGTCCCTAAGGAAGCCAGCCCCAGGACAACCTAGGCTCTGCCCAGATGATTATGGTCTAAAAGGTTTAAGAGCTCTTCTCTGGTCCACTGTACTGAAGGGAGGTGTAGGTAGTATGGTCCTTGTGAGGTTGGAGGGAATAAAGGGGTTTAGCCCCCGTGGGGGTGCAGGTGGCCGATGACAGACTTGATGAAGTCGGTTGTGGTACTGTAGCCGCCCATGTCTCGAGTCCGCACCTACAGCCACCACCGGCAAAAGCcgtggggaagaagagaagagagccCATGAAGGGGGGATAGGGCAATGTGATGGGCATGGAATCCAAGAAGGAATGACAAGGCCAGAAAGAAGATGCAATGCAGCAGAATCGCAAGGAGGTGGCCAGGTTTGGAAGAGCATGGGCTCCCCCACTCCTGTCTGGGCCAGAGCCACTATCAGAGAGCTATGCTGCAGCCTGAGCAGGATGGGAGGGAGGCTGAGCGTGAAGTGAGATGGGAGATGCAAGTCCTGGAGGACTTCAGACCACGTGGGAGGACGGAAGGCAGGGGAATGCAGATGAGGAAGGGCTTGCAGGTGTGGAGAAGCAGACACCTGTGCCTCATCCTGCCTGCtatctccctctgctcctctggcccccacaccctcccccagaCAGCAGCCACAAAAGAGCCGATGGATGGAGCAGGAAAGAGGGCATAGCAGACAGTAACCAAGAGGCAAAGGAGACCCAGAGGATGAAACAGCCAGAAGGAAGGTGAGGAACAGCCCTGAGAGCTGCAGGGGAAGATCAGAGCGCAGAAGATGTTCTGGGGACCTGGAGGGAAAGGAGGCCCCGATTCAGGTTCCCCAAAGAGGAGTGCTGAGGCCCTGAAACCCACAGCCTTTCTGACTCACCTTGCCAACTTTGATCACCTTCTTCACGGCATCTGCAATCATGTTGGAGTGATACTCAAGACTGTCAATGTAGacaggaagaaactgagattctCCCCACATCATCCCCCTGATTTCCCCACCTGTGCTCCCCCTTAAAAcacccagcctcctgccccaacCCACCAACACCTACTTGAGATGCCGCAACATGTTGGAAGCTGACAGCAGCATGGCTGTGGGGTTGGCTATGTTCCTGCCCACTGCCTGGGCAAATGGGTGCCGGGCGCCCTGTGGAGAGAGGGCAGGCCAGAGTCACTAGGAGCAGATGTTACGCAGAGGCTGAGGTCAGGGAAGGGCATTGAGGAAGAGAGCTCAGGTCAGACACCCAGGGTAGAAGCATACGGCAGTGGGGGGAAGAACACACCAGGGTCACTGAGGAGGGGGATGCATCGGAGGGCAGCTGTCAAGGGACCTGAAGTCAGAAGCCAGGCATGCAGAGAGGGCCGGGCGAAGAGAAGAGGTGACCTCACGTACCGTCTCAAAGACCGCATACTCTGCGCTATAGCTCTCACCAGGGACCACACCAGCTCCCCCAACCAAGCCGGCAGCCAGATTGTCAATAATGTTCCCGTAGAGATTGGGCATCACCAGCACATCAAACTGGTAAGGATTCTGCACCAGCTAGGAGGCAAAATGGCGGCATGGAGAAGTTCTGCTCCGTGCCCACCCCGGGCACTCTGAGGGCAGAGACATGGGGAGGACATTACCTGCATGCAGCAGTTGTCTATGATCATTGTCTCAAACTTGATTTTGGGGTACAGTTCAGCAACTTCCTCACAGCACTGCAGGAACAACCCATCCCCAAGTTTCCTGTCCGTGGGCCAAAGGGAACAGATTCAATCAAGAAAGTGCAAGGGGCTACCTTCTCAGGGGCTCCTATCCCATGCAAAGACATGTCCCTCACATGATGTTGGCCTTGTGAACAGCCGTGACCTTGCCCCGCCCCTTCTTGGTGGCATAGTCAAAGGCAAACTTGGCAATCCGCTGAGATTTGGTTCGGGTGACGATCTTCAAGCACTCAATCACACCCCTCGCACTctggataagaaaagaaaaacagccagGTGACCCTGAAAACAACGGAAGGAGCCATGCCGCTCTCTCCCTTCACCCCTGCCTTCCCCAGTTTCCAGGGCCTCACCTCATGTTCCAGTGAGCTGTACTCCCCTTCTGTCTGCTCTCGAATGATCACGAGATCTAGATTGTTGTGTCGAGTCTTGTACCCAGGAAGCGACTTCACGTGGACTACATTGGCAAACAAGTCCAACTTACGCCTGAGGGTGGGGCAGAGCCATCAGCACTCTGCCTGGTGCCCCAGGACTCCTCTGACCCACGGCCCCCGCCACCTACCTCAGTCGCATATCATAGGAGGCCAGTTCTCCCTTATACTCCATCGGGGTATGGATCTTTCCTATGTAaacaaagggggagggggagggcacagGCTAAGACCAAGGGAACCCAGATCAGTGTCCAACCCTCTCAGTGACATGATGCAACCCAGActctcctctcccactcccaaATCACTGACTCTTAAATGCCTCTGgagacaaagaagaaactgaTGCTTGCAGGTCTATTTGACATTTTTTCAACCAATACTTATTGAAT is a window encoding:
- the IDH3B gene encoding isocitrate dehydrogenase [NAD] subunit beta, mitochondrial isoform X1; amino-acid sequence: MAALSGVRWLTRALVAAPNSGTWRNLCTSAVAHAASRSQAEDMRVEGAFPVTMLPGDGVGPELMHAVKEVFKAASVPVEFQEHHLSEVQNMASEEKLEQVLSSMKENKVAIIGKIHTPMEYKGELASYDMRLRRKLDLFANVVHVKSLPGYKTRHNNLDLVIIREQTEGEYSSLEHESARGVIECLKIVTRTKSQRIAKFAFDYATKKGRGKVTAVHKANIMKLGDGLFLQCCEEVAELYPKIKFETMIIDNCCMQLVQNPYQFDVLVMPNLYGNIIDNLAAGLVGGAGVVPGESYSAEYAVFETGARHPFAQAVGRNIANPTAMLLSASNMLRHLNLEYHSNMIADAVKKVIKVGKVRTRDMGGYSTTTDFIKSVIGHLHPHGG
- the IDH3B gene encoding isocitrate dehydrogenase [NAD] subunit beta, mitochondrial isoform X2: MAALSGVRWLTRALVAAPNSGTWRNLCTSAVAHAASRSQAEDMRVEGAFPVTMLPGDGVGPELMHAVKEVFKAASVPVEFQEHHLSEVQNMASEEKLEQVLSSMKENKVAIIGKIHTPMEYKGELASYDMRLRRKLDLFANVVHVKSLPGYKTRHNNLDLVIIREQTEGEYSSLEHESARGVIECLKIVTRTKSQRIAKFAFDYATKKGRGKVTAVHKANIMKLGDGLFLQCCEEVAELYPKIKFETMIIDNCCMQLVQNPYQFDVLVMPNLYGNIIDNLAAGLVGGAGVVPGESYSAEYAVFETGARHPFAQAVGRNIANPTAMLLSASNMLRHLNLEYHSNMIADAVKKVIKVGKVRTSDMGGYATCQDFTEAVIGALPHQ